The Acipenser ruthenus unplaced genomic scaffold, fAciRut3.2 maternal haplotype, whole genome shotgun sequence genome has a window encoding:
- the LOC117432902 gene encoding interleukin-2 receptor subunit beta-like → MAGFNLLVLSISFCVFQAAAQSHQEGGSLKCVSDYKSTLSCAWNTTGKLRESSCRLHFTWTVNRLQKKIQRYETCELQDSPSDPRMQSCSVIAGGNQERQMFTTVTVITSRVKCGNCSQDAANITFKPVENVKMHPPFAPSIVDSTNITWTLNHSLISVHLQQREFQIRFKRKEKSWEDARVISELQGQEWTRLNEKLLDRDAVYETQVRVKSREHAGEWSEWSPVTEWRSEVGNMAAGVFRKPDSPLQTELLFVMICVPALAVFLITIYSRKWIHRVSCLNIPDPSKYFAPLNSQHGGNFQKWLSPMFSPESYTGDESNTKISLVEVFEVKGSFEKECPGSGCREWGKNCDSSSSSGGFSNMGYFYSKYPGSLEIDSCPVYFSYEPADRNSDTSVAESYERLENLEQDPGKNWENQESLDPDSGFGLESGSSEESPDLNGLPHAVSTPLPFPSTLPASWFLPHGQFPFPAIDFTALAAGSSGPPGGALFNASPLKIPPTVVDYMSVKDLQNLNKPI, encoded by the exons ATGGCTGGATTCAATCTGCTGGTCCTTTCCATCtctttctgtgtgtttcaggCAGCTGCACAGAGTCACCAGg AAGGGGGCAGCTTGAAGTGTGTTTCTGATTACAAATCCACGCTGAGCTGTGCTTGGAACACGACAGGGAAGCTGAGAGAGTCTTCATGCAGGCTTCACTTCACATGGACCGTAAACAG ACTACAGAAAAAGATACAGAGATATGAAACGTGCGAGCTGCAAGATTCACCCAGTGACCCTCGGATGCAAAGCTGCAGTGTGATAGCGGGCGGAAATCAAGAG CGGCAAATGTTCACGACCGTCACTGTGATCACAAGCCGGGTGAAGTGTGGAAACTGCAGCCAGGATGCAGCTAACATTACATTCAAACCAGTTGAAAACG TGAAAATGCACCCTCCCTTCGCTCCTTCCATTGTGGACAGCACCAACATTACCTGGACTCTGAACCACAGTCTGATCTCAGTGCACCTTCAGCAAAGAGAGTTTCAAATCCGATTCAAACGCAAAGAGAAATCCTGGGAG GACGCCAGGGTGATCTCCGAACTTCAAGGTCAGGAGTGGACCCGGCTCAACGAGAAGTTGCTGGACCGGGATGCGGTGTACGAGACTCAGGTTCGAGTCAAATCCCGAGAACATGCAGGAGAGTGGAGCGAGTGGAGCCCAGTGACTGAGTGGAGATCTGAAGTGGGAAATATGGCTG CTGGAGTATTCAGAAAGCCTGACAGCCCTCTGCAGACGGAGCTGCTGTTTGTGATGATCTGTGTTCCAGCCCTGGCTGTCTTCTTAATCACCATCTACAGCAGGAAATG GATTCACAGAGTCTCCTGTCTTAATATCCCAGATCCGTCTAAATATTTCGCCCCCCTAAATTCACAGCATGGAGGAAATTTCCAG AAGTGGCTCAGCCCCATGTTCTCACCCGAGTCCTACACCGGAGACGAATCCAACACCAAAATCTCTCTGGTGGAAGTCTTCGAGGTGAAGGGCTCCTTCGAGAAGGAGTGCCCGGGATCGGGGTGTCGAGAGTGGGGCAAGAATTGcgattcctcctcctcctccggagGCTTCTCCAACATGGGCTACTTCTACTCCAAATACCCCGGCTCCCTGGAGATCGACTCCTGCCCGGTGTACTTCAGCTACGAACCCGCGGACCGGAACTCGGACACCAGCGTGGCGGAATCCTACGAGCGGCTGGAAAACCTGGAGCAAGATCCGGGGAAAAACTGGGAAAACCAGGAGAGCTTGGATCCCGATTCGGGATTCGGACTGGAGAGCGGGTCCAGCGAGGAGAGCCCCGATCTGAACGGGCTGCCCCATGCCGTTTCCACCCCCCTCCCGTTTCCCAGCACCCTCCCGGCTAGTTGGTTTCTCCCACATGGACAGTTCCCCTTCCCTGCTATCGATTTCACTGCTCTGGCCGCGGGGTCTTCCGGTCCACCAGGGGGCGCTCTTTTCAATGCTTCTCCATTGAAGATCCCACCCACGGTGGTCGATTACATGTCCGTGAAGGATCTTCAAAATCTCAATAAGCCGATCTGA
- the LOC131728393 gene encoding testis-expressed protein 33, whose translation MNDLKSRIKTAHFSQAPSSVHGGTNAPEPATKPAATAPATEESHRNKGEITADRHSGVPPTPAESGGGPATPPQKTDVPTHSERKLGSEAAEGLLGNGVVPPYRIPSFRESFPVFAPTAHRPYYSLGHCLRKDFFPGLPQPCRSLFQDSFTPEVSQRSSIDSQHWHGRGTDDLGRWTEKNIAHRQLNKALHELHDRSKTS comes from the exons ATGAACGACCTGAAAAGCCGgataaaaactgcacatttctctCAGGCGCCATCTAGTGTTCACGGTGGGACTAACGCCCCTGAGCCAGCAACcaaaccagcagccacagcgcCAGCTACTGAAGAGAGCCACAGAAACAAGGGAGAGATCACAGCTGACCGACACAGCGGCGTCCCCCCAACTCCCGCGGAATCGGGGGGCGGTCCAGCGACACCCCCTCAAAAAACAGACGTCCCGACTCACAGCGAGCGCAAATTGGGCAGTGAGGCAGCAGAGGGCTTGCTAGGTAATGGGGTG gttCCCCCTTACAGGATTCCCAGTTTCAGGGAGAGCTTCCCTGTGTTTGCCCCGACTGCTCACCGGCCGTACTACAGCCTGGGACACTGCCTGAGAAAGGACTTCTTCCCAG GTCTCCCCCAGCCCTGCCGCTCTCTGTTCCAGGACTCCTTTACTCCGGAAGTGTCCCAGCGATCCTCCATCGACTCCCAACACTGGCACGGGCGTGGCACAGACGATCTGG GGAGATGGACGGAGAAGAACATCGCCCACAGACAATTAAATAAAGCTCTACATGAATTGCACGATAGGAGCAAGACCAGCTAA